A single region of the Gadus morhua chromosome 5, gadMor3.0, whole genome shotgun sequence genome encodes:
- the siva1 gene encoding apoptosis regulatory protein Siva, with product MPKRSYPFSESFSSQYKVHVGQRELSQHGVFGGKYRQEIYEKTKNMLFNGASAVMDKIWSVDGGVKSTEAQPSQPAVTPAPSQLLLKGQTLIGQNGRLTKANCAQGHGEAVGSTHCGVCQKRQGVGIRALCSQCDRLSCSSCLRQCSSCSSQCCSVCTVVDYSGQFDTIVCWSCSS from the exons ATGCCTAAACGTTCATATCCGTTTTCCGAGTCGTTTTCGTCGCAATATAAGGTGCACGTTGGACAGCGGGAGTTGAGTCAGCACGGTGTCTTTGGTGGAAAATACAGACAGGAAATATACG AAAAGACCAAGAATATGCTATTCAACGGGGCCAGTGCTGTGATGGATAAAATCTGGAGTGTGGACGGAGGAGTAAAAAGCACAGAAGCACAGCCTTCTCAACCAGCTGTAACCCCAGCACCCAGCCAGCTACTGTTAAAGGGACAAACGCTCATTGGACAGAATGGTAGACTAACAAAAGCAAACTGTGCACAAG GTCACGGTGAGGCAGTTGGTTCGACACACTGTGGGGTGTGCCAGAAGAGGCAGGGTGTTGGCATCAGGGCCCTGTGCTCCCAGTGTGACCGGctatcctgctcctcctgcctccGCCAGTGCTCCAGCTGTTCCAGCCAGTGCTGCTCTGTGTGCACTGTTGTAGA TTATAGTGGTCAGTTTGATACAATAGTGTGTTGGAGCTGTTCGTCGTGA
- the adss1 gene encoding adenylosuccinate synthetase isozyme 1: MSFSWSPKDNKSCNNPPVATGLKRSRNDTGNKVTVVLGAQWGDEGKGKVVDLLATEADLVCRCQGGNNAGHTVVVEGKEYDFHLLPSGIINSKSISLIGNGVVIHLPGLFEEGDKNEKKGLKGWDKRLIVSDRAHLVFDFHQVVDGLQETQRQAQEGINIGTTKKGIGPTYSSKASRTGLRVCDLLGDFKDFSARFKNLVKQYQSMYPTLTVDAEDQLKKLKEYAERLRPMVRDGVYYMYEAIHGSQKKILVEGANAALLDIDFGTYPFVTSSNCTVGGACTGLGIPPLNIGDVFGVSKAYTTRVGIGAFPTEQVNAVGELLQTRGHEIGVTTGRKRRCGWLDLVILKYAHMINGFSAIALTKLDILDVLDEIKVGVAYKINGKRIPHFPANLEVLQKVEVEYETFPGWKSDTAAARKWNDLPPKAQNYIRFIENHIGVPIKWVGVGKSRECMIQMF; encoded by the exons ATGTCGTTCTCTTGGTCTCCAAAAGATAATAAAAGTTGCAATAATCCGCCGGTCGCCACCGGGTTAAAGCGATCAAGGAACGACACGGGCAATAAAGTCACAGTGGTGCTTGGAGCGCAGTGGGGGGATGAGGGGAAAGGAAAAGTCGTTGATTTGTTGGCGACAGAAGCCGACTTGGTCTGCAGATGCCAG GGGGGCAACAATGCAGGACATACAGTCGTGGTAGAGGGGAAGGAGTATGATTTCCACCTTCTCCCCAGTGGAATCATTAACTCAAAGAGTATATCACTTATCG GGAACGGCGTAGTCATACATTTGCCCGGTTTGTTTGAAGAGGGCGATAAGAATGAGAAGAAAG GTCTGAAGGGCTGGGACAAGAGACTGATCGTGTCTGACAGAGCACATCTAG TATTTGACTTTCATCAAGTTGTGGACGGCCTGCAAGAAACCCAGAGACAAGCGCAAGAAGGAATAAA CATTGGGACGACCAAGAAGGGTATCGGACCCACCTACTCCAGCAAGGCCTCCCGCActggcctgcgtgtgtgtgaccttcTGGGGGACTTCAAAGACTTCTCGGCCAG ATTCAAGAACCTTGTCAAGCAGTATCAGTCCATGTATCCAACCTTGACAGTGGATGCTGAGGACCAACTGAAAAAACTCAAG GAGTATGCAGAGAGATTGCGACCAATGGTGAGAGACGGTGTGTACTACATGTACGAAGCTATCCACGGGTCCCAGAAAAAGATTCTGGTGGAAGGCGCCAATGCTGCTCTTCTGGACATTGACTTTG GTACATATCCTTTCGTGACATCATCAAACTGCACCGTCGGCGGGGCATGCACCGGCCTGGGAATCCCCCCCCTGAACATCGGTGATGTGTTCGGGGTCTCCAAAGCCTACACCACCAGGGTCGGCATAGGAGCATTCCCGACCGAACAGGTCAAT GCAGTGGGGGAATTACTTCAGACCCGGGGTCATGAGATAGGGGTCACCACCGGAAGGAAGCGCCGCTGTGGCTGGCTGGACCTGGTCATCCTCAAATACGCTCACATGATCAACGGTTTCTCCGC AATTGCCTTGACAAAACTCGACATTCTGGATGTGTTGGATGAGATTAAAGTTGGAGTAGCATACAAAATCAATGGCAAAAGAATTCCCCATTTTCCAG CCAACCTAGAGGTTCTGCAGAAGGTGGAGGTTGAGTACGAAACCTTCCCTGGTTGGAAGTCCGACACAGCGGCCGCGAGGAAGTGGAATGACCTCCCACCCAAAGCCCAGAACTACATCCGATTCATCGAGAACCACATCGGAGTCCCCA TTAAGTGGGTCGGTGTTGGAAAGTCCAGAGAGTGCATGATCCAGATGTTCTAA